Proteins encoded by one window of Esox lucius isolate fEsoLuc1 chromosome 4, fEsoLuc1.pri, whole genome shotgun sequence:
- the LOC105025222 gene encoding histamine H2 receptor-like isoform X1, with amino-acid sequence MLSGVIIGISMSLLILLTVCGNVLVCLAVCATRRLRCLTNCFIVSLAVTDLLLGMLVLPFSALSYFTEWPLGPTFCNIYTSLDVMLCTASILTLLAISLDRYLAVTMPLRYSSLVLPRRVAVAMAAVWAVSLAVSFLPIHLGWNTEDGKVQNLGPEEHGECKFELNPSYAAVDASLTFYLPLLVMCWTYYRILRIARGQARRIIHTRPHLNNNGGGDPSSTPPSALNSVTAVALREHKATVTLAAVIGAFVVCWFPYFTMFTIKGLKKQTDFPSKYPIVVWLGYANSALNPVLYAALNRDFRSAYARLLRCGYHGCGRMGRPPCPNAYTPGTMGESGGEVALLCGHTSSCRAGQGETGIIMMLQEVNQGAATASLQHANEVTVNNDRNGSVLPDLNTEPRQTA; translated from the exons ATGCTGTCTGGGGTGATAATAGGCATCTCCATGTCTCTACTCATTCTGCTGACCGTGTGCGGTAACGTGCTggtgtgtctggctgtctgtgcCACAAGACGTCTCCGCTGCCTCACAAACTGTTTCATCGTGTCCCTGGCCGTCACCGACCTTCTGCTTGGCATGCTGGTCTTGCCCTTCTCTGCCCTCAGCTACTTCACAGAATGGCCGCTGGGTCCAACCTTCTGCAACATCTACACCTCACTGGACGTTATGTTATGCACTGCCTCCATCCTCACCCTGCTGGCCATCAGCTTGGACCGCTACCTGGCTGTGACCATGCCCCTTAGATACTCCTCACTGGTGTTGCCCAGAAGAGTTGCCGTGGCGATGGCGGCCGTGTGGGCAGTGTCGCTGGCGGTGTCGTTCCTGCCGATACACCTGGGCTGGAACACGGAGGACGGCAAAGTGCAGAACCTCGGACCGGAGGAGCACGGGGAGTGCAAATTTGAGCTGAACCCGTCGTACGCTGCGGTGGACGCCTCCCTGACCTTCTATCTCCCCCTGCTGGTGATGTGCTGGACCTACTACCGGATCCTCCGCATTGCCCGGGGCCAGGCCAGACGCATCATCCACACGCGACCCCACCTCAACAACAACGGCGGCGGCGACCCCTCGTCAACCCCGCCCTCAGCCCTCAACTCGGTAACCGCGGTCGCTCTGCGGGAACACAAAGCCACGGTGACTTTAGCGGCAGTGATCGGGGCGTTCGTGGTGTGCTGGTTCCCTTATTTCACCATGTTCACCATCAAGGGTCTGAAGAAGCAGACAGACTTCCCGTCAAAATACCCCATTGTGGTGTGGCTGGGGTACGCCAACTCAGCTCTCAACCCCGTGCTATACGCTGCCCTAAACAGAGACTTTAGGTCGGCCTACGCCCGGCTGCTGCGTTGTGGTTACCATGGATGCGGCAGGATGGGGAGGCCACCGTGCCCAAACGCGTACACCCCAG GCACGATGGGGGAGAGTGGGGGGGAGGTGGCTCTGCTGTGTGGACACACCTCTTCCTGTAGGGCGGGACAAGGTGAGACGGGTATAATCATGATGCTACAGGAAGTCAACCAGGGGGCAGCCACGGCCTCTCTGCAGCACGCCAACGAGGTCACTGTGAACAATGACAG
- the LOC105025222 gene encoding histamine H2 receptor-like isoform X2 — translation MLSGVIIGISMSLLILLTVCGNVLVCLAVCATRRLRCLTNCFIVSLAVTDLLLGMLVLPFSALSYFTEWPLGPTFCNIYTSLDVMLCTASILTLLAISLDRYLAVTMPLRYSSLVLPRRVAVAMAAVWAVSLAVSFLPIHLGWNTEDGKVQNLGPEEHGECKFELNPSYAAVDASLTFYLPLLVMCWTYYRILRIARGQARRIIHTRPHLNNNGGGDPSSTPPSALNSVTAVALREHKATVTLAAVIGAFVVCWFPYFTMFTIKGLKKQTDFPSKYPIVVWLGYANSALNPVLYAALNRDFRSAYARLLRCGYHGCGRMGRPPCPNAYTPGTMGESGGEVALLCGHTSSCRAGQGETGIIMMLQEVNQGAATASLQHANEVTVNNDRSS, via the exons ATGCTGTCTGGGGTGATAATAGGCATCTCCATGTCTCTACTCATTCTGCTGACCGTGTGCGGTAACGTGCTggtgtgtctggctgtctgtgcCACAAGACGTCTCCGCTGCCTCACAAACTGTTTCATCGTGTCCCTGGCCGTCACCGACCTTCTGCTTGGCATGCTGGTCTTGCCCTTCTCTGCCCTCAGCTACTTCACAGAATGGCCGCTGGGTCCAACCTTCTGCAACATCTACACCTCACTGGACGTTATGTTATGCACTGCCTCCATCCTCACCCTGCTGGCCATCAGCTTGGACCGCTACCTGGCTGTGACCATGCCCCTTAGATACTCCTCACTGGTGTTGCCCAGAAGAGTTGCCGTGGCGATGGCGGCCGTGTGGGCAGTGTCGCTGGCGGTGTCGTTCCTGCCGATACACCTGGGCTGGAACACGGAGGACGGCAAAGTGCAGAACCTCGGACCGGAGGAGCACGGGGAGTGCAAATTTGAGCTGAACCCGTCGTACGCTGCGGTGGACGCCTCCCTGACCTTCTATCTCCCCCTGCTGGTGATGTGCTGGACCTACTACCGGATCCTCCGCATTGCCCGGGGCCAGGCCAGACGCATCATCCACACGCGACCCCACCTCAACAACAACGGCGGCGGCGACCCCTCGTCAACCCCGCCCTCAGCCCTCAACTCGGTAACCGCGGTCGCTCTGCGGGAACACAAAGCCACGGTGACTTTAGCGGCAGTGATCGGGGCGTTCGTGGTGTGCTGGTTCCCTTATTTCACCATGTTCACCATCAAGGGTCTGAAGAAGCAGACAGACTTCCCGTCAAAATACCCCATTGTGGTGTGGCTGGGGTACGCCAACTCAGCTCTCAACCCCGTGCTATACGCTGCCCTAAACAGAGACTTTAGGTCGGCCTACGCCCGGCTGCTGCGTTGTGGTTACCATGGATGCGGCAGGATGGGGAGGCCACCGTGCCCAAACGCGTACACCCCAG GCACGATGGGGGAGAGTGGGGGGGAGGTGGCTCTGCTGTGTGGACACACCTCTTCCTGTAGGGCGGGACAAGGTGAGACGGGTATAATCATGATGCTACAGGAAGTCAACCAGGGGGCAGCCACGGCCTCTCTGCAGCACGCCAACGAGGTCACTGTGAACAATGACAG